In a genomic window of Infirmifilum sp. NZ:
- a CDS encoding aldehyde ferredoxin oxidoreductase family protein, translating to MRWSGVVYGYNGRLLEVDLSREKATVRELEEEVLRMFLGGRGLAAYLLLRELGDRWRDLDPLGEENILLFLTGPLTGYYPGVKLAVSGKSPQSNGILGSVLSSEVAIDLRAAGYDGIVVRGRARDPVYLYVEGDNVEIRGAEHLWGLRGRETYEKLMREVWSELKRKHLAREGLTKEPSFLYIGPAGENLVRTAAVMAKLTHAAGYGGYGAVMGSKRLKAVVVKGYGPMPRAKHPDWVKLLIKEAWARLNRNTTFKQWGTGSGGYATGALTSSEPVRNWQEEWHDNRSMGQQNFEAHWVKRYWGDYGCPSTCMKISYLRSGDRKGALTDTPDYELQAYMGTNLGVFEPRACIYLSSVADDLGLCGIQTGNLLGFVAELYEKGILTREELHGIEPRWGNAEAFARLMELIARREGIGDLMAEGTLRFALAVSKRKGVDATRYAVHSKGVGIGAHGVRSGKDYLPHFSYATSTQGGDHTSAPRKPFDAPWGELWMTFPDSAVICAFNAIDDLMFQFLEAITGFGITREEWMSVHGKRILALQRIALLLGGPDVSWRPLVDDDLPPRFYEPLPSGPFKGKAVDRGELERARAEYFAFMGWDERGVPTPETLDALGLGFAKSLIPLVGA from the coding sequence ATGAGGTGGTCTGGAGTGGTGTACGGCTACAACGGGAGGCTCTTAGAGGTGGACCTCTCCAGGGAGAAGGCGACGGTCAGGGAGCTCGAGGAAGAGGTCCTGAGGATGTTCCTCGGTGGGCGCGGGCTAGCGGCGTACCTCCTTCTCCGCGAGCTCGGGGATCGCTGGCGCGACCTTGACCCTCTCGGGGAGGAGAACATCCTCCTCTTCCTCACAGGCCCCTTGACGGGCTACTACCCTGGTGTGAAGCTGGCGGTCTCAGGTAAGTCACCGCAGAGCAACGGCATACTGGGCAGCGTCCTCTCGAGCGAGGTGGCGATAGACCTCAGGGCCGCCGGCTACGACGGGATCGTGGTCAGAGGCAGGGCGCGCGACCCCGTGTACCTGTACGTGGAGGGCGACAACGTCGAGATACGGGGTGCGGAGCACCTGTGGGGGCTTAGGGGGCGCGAGACTTACGAGAAGCTGATGAGAGAGGTGTGGTCTGAGCTCAAGCGCAAGCACCTCGCGCGGGAGGGCCTCACGAAGGAGCCAAGCTTCCTGTACATTGGCCCAGCGGGGGAGAACCTCGTGAGGACGGCGGCGGTCATGGCCAAGCTCACCCACGCCGCGGGCTACGGTGGCTACGGCGCGGTCATGGGCTCGAAGAGGCTTAAAGCCGTGGTTGTCAAGGGCTACGGGCCCATGCCCCGCGCCAAGCACCCCGATTGGGTGAAGCTTCTGATTAAGGAGGCTTGGGCGCGCCTCAACAGGAACACGACGTTCAAGCAGTGGGGGACCGGGTCGGGCGGCTACGCTACGGGCGCTTTGACGAGCAGCGAGCCTGTCAGGAACTGGCAGGAGGAGTGGCACGACAACCGCTCCATGGGTCAGCAGAACTTCGAGGCCCACTGGGTTAAGCGGTACTGGGGCGACTACGGCTGCCCGTCCACCTGCATGAAGATATCCTATCTCAGGTCCGGGGACAGGAAAGGTGCCCTGACCGATACGCCTGACTACGAGCTACAGGCGTACATGGGGACCAACCTGGGCGTCTTCGAGCCGCGCGCGTGCATATACCTCTCCTCGGTCGCAGACGACCTGGGGCTGTGCGGCATACAGACCGGCAACCTGCTGGGGTTCGTGGCCGAGCTGTACGAGAAGGGTATCCTCACCAGGGAGGAGCTTCACGGGATAGAGCCCAGGTGGGGGAACGCGGAGGCGTTCGCTAGGCTCATGGAGCTCATTGCGAGGCGGGAGGGCATAGGAGACCTTATGGCCGAGGGCACCCTGCGATTCGCGCTGGCGGTGAGCAAGCGGAAAGGAGTTGACGCGACGAGGTACGCGGTCCACTCCAAAGGCGTTGGAATCGGCGCGCACGGCGTGAGAAGTGGGAAAGACTACCTGCCGCACTTCTCCTATGCGACGAGCACTCAGGGTGGGGACCACACCTCGGCCCCCAGGAAGCCCTTCGACGCCCCATGGGGAGAGCTATGGATGACGTTCCCTGACTCCGCAGTCATATGCGCATTCAACGCGATCGACGACCTGATGTTCCAGTTCCTCGAAGCCATAACAGGCTTCGGGATAACCCGCGAGGAGTGGATGAGCGTGCACGGCAAGAGGATACTCGCGCTGCAACGCATCGCGTTGCTCCTCGGTGGCCCCGACGTCAGCTGGAGGCCACTCGTAGACGACGACCTGCCCCCGCGGTTCTACGAGCCGCTACCCTCAGGCCCCTTCAAGGGTAAGGCAGTTGACAGGGGTGAGCTGGAGAGGGCGCGTGCCGAGTACTTTGCCTTCATGGGTTGGGATGAGCGCGGCGTGCCGACCCCAGAGAC